gattagcAGCTGATGTGCACAATAGTGTCTTTAATTTGTTGTGTATAGTCTTCTTATTTGTCTTATATTTGTAACTGTTACATGCTGCATAATTGAGGAGGTTATCCATGTGCTTTATTGATGAATGATTCTTTTTGCAAGTGGAAGGTGgcaagcttttaaaattaagtagAAAGGCATCTAATATAGTCATTTTTCATAACTGATAAGCAAGAACACCCACAAAGATGTAATAGTGTTTGTCTGTGTTATATTGGTTGTTCtgtaactctcttttttttccatcatttttttttgttgcagattgagaaaactaaaatagaggaaaagaaaaaacttgaagagcAGGAGCTACTTAGAACAAAGCAAGAGAAAATCCACAGTGATATTGAGAACTCAACGCTGAAACATGAACTAGAGATAGCCAAGACAACACATGAAGAGCATTACTTGCTATTGCAAGTGCAGGCTGAGGAAACTAAAGTTGAACTGGAGAAGAAATTAAAGGAACTTGAATGCTTCTTAGCAGAATCAAAGAAGAGGGTGAAAGAACTCGAGTCATTTTCTGAATCTAAATCACAGAGATGGAAAAGTAAAGAGGGCTCCTATAGAAGCTTTATAGATTATCAATCTAGAGCTTTGAAGGTTTGCCTCACTCTCTTGTTCTTAAGTGAGCTTCTGTTGATGTTAAGTCAGTAAATTAATAATACTTTTACTGTTAGGAATTGAGGGCAGCTGCTGACTCTGTAAAACATGAGATCTTGAAGGCCAAAAGGAGTTACGCTGAGGAATTTAATTTCTTGGGTAGGATTGACTGTCTGCTATAGTTTAGTTTagtattgtttttcaattttgtttattaatttgatgtcaACAAGTGCGTTCTGTGATTTGAGGGGCTTTCTCTCATGctgtgcatgttttttttttttttttttttaaatcttgagcaggtgtgaagctTAAAGGACTAGCAGATGCTGCTGCAAATTATCATTCAGTTCTTGCAGAAAATCGAAGGCTATACAATGAGGTTCAGGATTTGAAAGGTACACTGCTCCATATGTTTTGCTTGGTATGCTCATGTTGCTTGTGCTGATTGCTGCGCTTGTTTTAGGAAATGTTATAGTGCATTTTCTTTGTAGCTTATGCTTATCTATCATCTGATCATAGGCAATATTAGAGTGTATTGTCGGATAAGACCATTCCTTCCTGGACAATCTAAGAAGCGAACAACAGTAGAATATATTGGTGAGAATGGTGAATTGGTTATATCAAATCCttcaaaacaaggaaaagacaGTCATAGgcttttcaaattaaacaagGTTTTTGGTCCAGCAGCTACTCAAGGTTagagttttccttttctttcatttcttttttcaaaaatcaaagattGATTTTACTTCACATTTTTCCTTTgaattcctttttttgttttttcttacaaataacCAAAGTTGTTGGAAGGCTTGCATTCAGTTGCACATATTTGTATTTTAGAGATTGTTTATGACTCCTAGCTTTATGTTCTTGTTAACATATGTTGGCAGAGGAGGTATTTTTAGACACCCAACCACTTATTCGGTCTGTCCTTGATGGATACAATGTATGTATATTTGCATATGGTCAAACAGGCTCAGGAAAGACCTATACAATGGTAtgataatctattttttctcaCCTAAACATTTTCATTATTGTAAACCTTTTGCTTACAAATTGTACTTTGTGCTCGTGTCTTTCCTCTAGAGTGGGCCTACTATGACATCACAAGAAGATTGGGGGGTCAATTACCGAGCGCTGCATGATCTTTTTCAGATCTCCCAAAACAGGAAAAGCTCCATTTCATATGAAGTTGGTGTTCAAATGGTAGAAATTTACAATGAGCAAGTTCGTGATTTACTCTCAAGTGACGGTCCTCACAGAAGATATCCTTCATGTTCATTATcttcaattttgttattatttttcgtGGTTGGCAATTTCAACTCTATAGCCTTAACTGGGTTGATCCTGTTATCCTTTCTGGTTCTTTATTGATTTATGAACGCAAATTCTTGCTTTCTGGTTGATTTCTTGTTGGTTAATTCAGAGTTTGCTCCTACTAATCTTGATTTTAGTggtaaaatatttgtatttccCCTAACTTGCACACACTTGGGATTTGGAGTACAACCCAACCAAATGGATTGGCTGTCCCTGATGCCAGCATGCATGCTGTTACATCAACTGCAGATGTGTTGGAATTAATGCGCATTGGGTTAATGAACCGTGCAGTGGGTGCTACGGCTCTAAATGAAAGAAGTAGTAGATCCCACAGGTTGTCTCTTTTATGGTGATTGTTGGCACAGTAGGTTTTAAcaaactgtttttgttttaactGAACTCATATTTTGCAGTGTTCTCACCATTCATGTCTATGGCATGGACTTGGAAACTGGTGCTGTTTTACGTGGTAACCTACACTTGGTTGACCTTGCTGGTAGTGAAAGAGTGGATCGATCTGAAGCTACTGGAGAAAGGTTGAGGGAAGCacaacatataaataaatcattatctGCACTCGGGgatgttatattttctttagcGCAAAAGAGTCAGCATGTGCCATACAGAAATAGCAAACTAACTCAAGTACTTCAAAGTTCATtaggtgctttttttttttatctaaagtgCTTTGTCATAATTTACGACTCATAATGTCTGATAAAGTAAATTTGATTCTCTAAGTCTTATTAGAATGCACTAATGGCTTCCCTATATTTTTTCCACATTCTAGGTGGTCAAGCGAAGACCCTCATGTTTGTGCAGCTTAATCCTGATGTAGATTCCTATTCAGAAACTATAAGTACTTTGAAGTTTGCTGAGAGGGTTTCAGGGGTTGAGTTAGGTGCTGCAAAGAGCAACAAAGAGGGAAGAAATATTAGAGAACTCATGGAGCAGGTTGAAAACTTATTCATTCATCAATACTTATAAAAGTTGTGCGTGATTACTTTGAATTGTCTCCTGGAATAGAGATAACCCGTGATTGGTGAATGTTCAGCCATATAAACAGGCACATGTGAAAGTGAATGGGAAACCCCATTAACCAGTGTCCCTTGACCAGCATATATCTCTTTGACTTTGACCTTTATTAGCATTACATTTGCCTGACCTCATGGAGTGACTGGCTTCTTCACCTTCTTAGGATACAGATATTCGAAGTTGATAGGGGTGAGAATGAGGAGATTATTGTTCTGTTGCCCATGTTATTCGAGTCATAAAGCTCAGTTGCTTAACAGAATTTGAGTTTCCTTGAGCATTCAATAGACTTTacctgttttcattttttttataatctgcATTGAATAATTTGAGTCCATTTGATTCAATATATTCAAAGTCAACCTTGCAGGTTGGATTGCTCAAAGAGACAATTTCAAGGAAAGATGATGAGATTGAGCGGCTGCAGCATCTCCAGGCGAGTGGCAATGGTGTGAAGTGTGATATGAATTCACGTAGGTATGATTCTTCTCCTCCAAGAAGACATTCAATTGGGACTGCACTACATAACCAAAGGCTATCAGGAGGGAAAGGTTCAGGGCTTTTTGAGAAAGCATCTTCTGAGACGGACAACTGTTCTGGGAACAGTGAAAGACACTCTGAAGCTGGTTCTGTAAAGTCAATGGATGACTTTAAGGATCTCAAAACTTTGCTTCCACAGTCAAAGTCAATGGATGACTTATCAGTCAAAAAGGAATTTGTCTCTCAGCCTAAGTTTGTTGGACCAGGTGTTGATCAGAATGATAAAGAAGACCTTGATCTCTTGGGCTTTGGAGATGCAGATTCTGATGAGCGATTAAGTGACATATCTGATGGTTGTCTTTCAAGGGCTGAAACTGAAGGCTCTCTGGGTAGTGCTGTAGAGTTCACTCTTTTCCCTGAATCTAAACCTTCTGAAGTTGCAAAACCAGCCGGAAAGGCTGAGAACAAGAGGTGCGTATGCTTcaatttcttgataaatttgAATGTTCTGCAATCTTTTTTTGCTGGTTTAGACAGCTACTTTCTGGTGTTTCCTGATACTTTCTTCTCATTTCAATTCATGAGTCTGCTGTAATACTACACTCTGACCGCCACTCACAGTTTTATCACTAAAGTAAAATTCCAGTGTAAAAGTTCTGATATTCACAATATAAATTGTTTCACTTTTCCCCAACTTTTTCAATCGCACATAAACtaagtttatatttaaaagttattgCTCAATTTTTACAGGACCTGCTATTGTATCACATGCAAACTTTCAGTGCTGTTATACCTGCACTTTTACTGTAGTTAAACTAAAACTTTTCCCTGAAGGTATTGGCAGTTTAATTTTCTAGACTCCATGTGAAATGGGCATTTCTCTTTGTTCTTCAGTTTGATAGTTTCTGGTCAATTGTCCTCATCTCTCTCCTCATTTTGTATATGGGAAGCCACCATTGATTTTGTATCTCcagcataaaaaaagaaaaagaaaaaaaaggaatgtaTTTGCTTTATGATGCCATACGGCTTTTCCAGTGCATAGTAACACTGTCACATCTCTTTATTCGTAGATTTTACATCACTTACTATGTTCTGTCGCTTCTTCctatttaaaggtttttttgtgTTGCAGTTCTTGACGACAATGATTTTAATCTGATTTATGTACCGCAGTGTTGAAATGAATCCCTAGCCTGACAAATTTTGCTGTTTTCAGCAGACTGACCTTTTCATCTGGGCTTCCTAAGCCTTCGCAAAGACCGGCGCAAACAAGATTACCACGCTTGTCTCTGGCAAAGAGCTCTGCCTCTAAGGCTTCATCGAGTACGAATATTTCATGCTTTAACCATTTATCCCCTCTTATGATTATCATGCAGGACATGTTCTTATAGCTATTATAGCTTCATGTACATCGATGCCCTATACTATAATGATCCCTGACATCTCTATCTTCCTCTTGTGTTTTCCTTGAAAGGTATGTCAGAATCTAGGAAACCTCCTGCAAGCGCTTTCTCTGCAACCAAGACAGTGAAACGATGGCACTGAAAGTGGAGGGAGTTTTAAGATGGTAGAAGAATTGACACTTAACCTTAGCAGCTGGTGTCTCTAACGGAAAATGATTATCTTTACCTCTAGTTGCTTCCATTTGTCTCGTGGAagtgtttgtatttgtatatCCTCAAGGATGGGCAAAATGGTAACTCACGTTGGTTTTACCATTTTGTCACTATTTATATCAcgttctgttttttgtttttatttgacagTACTAACTCCtgtttttcacttttgtttttttttttttttttaaaaaaaaatagtccgAAAGCCAAAAGAACAgagattaatattaattaacaataacaatacaattaacatttaacaaattaacaattaacaTTAATTAGCATTAACAATTAAGGATTAAGAAAAGAAGCTAAATTAGGATGGTGTTTTACTGTACTGTACTGTAAACGTTCACTTCCTTGCTTCGTGGATTGAGTGgcaaaactaatttaataaagCGTTTAGCTTTATTAAGGCAAAACTATCCTATGCTTTGTTGTTATTTGCGCTTTTACCAGAAGTGGTTCGCTCCGACATTGTACTTGAAACTCAATACGGTGTGGAGATGGAAATTGATTAAGATTTTGTGACAGGTGcatatcaattttcttcatgga
This genomic interval from Populus alba chromosome 1, ASM523922v2, whole genome shotgun sequence contains the following:
- the LOC118033694 gene encoding kinesin-like protein KIN-14J isoform X2, which translates into the protein MDISPERSLSENGGYDSSNEAHDDDVNIQSLVEWLNHALPHLNMPLDASEEELRAYLIDGSVLCSILNKFCPGLVEMRGSSEPGPENIRKFLAAMDELALPRFVLADIQEGYMEPVLQCLVTLKTHIEFNGGKESIREHLRRRWNLPKMEFSEGIDNLQVDTMTYGENSSIYGEERQRDSFDNKYGSASAALVHDVVHNLSEMFQQKQGSYADLSDSNILELMKSNGLDNTSTRTLFSLVNRILEESIERKNGHVHHMAHIVKKVVQVIEQRVSTLAVNLKDQNNLYKVRLGKCQSRIKVLETLAAGTTEEIRVLLSQLQQIKIEKTKIEEKKKLEEQELLRTKQEKIHSDIENSTLKHELEIAKTTHEEHYLLLQVQAEETKVELEKKLKELECFLAESKKRVKELESFSESKSQRWKSKEGSYRSFIDYQSRALKELRAAADSVKHEILKAKRSYAEEFNFLGVKLKGLADAAANYHSVLAENRRLYNEVQDLKGNIRVYCRIRPFLPGQSKKRTTVEYIGENGELVISNPSKQGKDSHRLFKLNKVFGPAATQEEVFLDTQPLIRSVLDGYNVCIFAYGQTGSGKTYTMSGPTMTSQEDWGVNYRALHDLFQISQNRKSSISYEVGVQMVEIYNEQVRDLLSSDGPHRRLGIWSTTQPNGLAVPDASMHAVTSTADVLELMRIGLMNRAVGATALNERSSRSHSVLTIHVYGMDLETGAVLRGNLHLVDLAGSERVDRSEATGERLREAQHINKSLSALGDVIFSLAQKSQHVPYRNSKLTQVLQSSLGGQAKTLMFVQLNPDVDSYSETISTLKFAERVSGVELGAAKSNKEGRNIRELMEQVGLLKETISRKDDEIERLQHLQASGNGVKCDMNSRRYDSSPPRRHSIGTALHNQRLSGGKGSGLFEKASSETDNCSGNSERHSEAGSVKSMDDFKDLKTLLPQSKSMDDLSVKKEFVSQPKFVGPGVDQNDKEDLDLLGFGDADSDERLSDISDGCLSRAETEGSLGSAVEFTLFPESKPSEVAKPAGKAENKSRLTFSSGLPKPSQRPAQTRLPRLSLAKSSASKASSSMSESRKPPASAFSATKTVKRWH
- the LOC118033694 gene encoding kinesin-like protein KIN-14J isoform X1, with protein sequence MDISPERSLSENGGYDSSNEAHDDDVNIQSLVEWLNHALPHLNMPLDASEEELRAYLIDGSVLCSILNKFCPGLVEMRGSSEPGPENIRKFLAAMDELALPRFVLADIQEGYMEPVLQCLVTLKTHIEFNGGKESIREHLRRRWNLPKMEFSEGIDNLQVDTMTYGENSSIYGEERQRDSFDNKYGSASAALVHDVVHNLSEMFQQKQGSYADLSDSNILELMKSNGLDNTSTRTLFSLVNRILEESIERKNGHVHHQMAHIVKKVVQVIEQRVSTLAVNLKDQNNLYKVRLGKCQSRIKVLETLAAGTTEEIRVLLSQLQQIKIEKTKIEEKKKLEEQELLRTKQEKIHSDIENSTLKHELEIAKTTHEEHYLLLQVQAEETKVELEKKLKELECFLAESKKRVKELESFSESKSQRWKSKEGSYRSFIDYQSRALKELRAAADSVKHEILKAKRSYAEEFNFLGVKLKGLADAAANYHSVLAENRRLYNEVQDLKGNIRVYCRIRPFLPGQSKKRTTVEYIGENGELVISNPSKQGKDSHRLFKLNKVFGPAATQEEVFLDTQPLIRSVLDGYNVCIFAYGQTGSGKTYTMSGPTMTSQEDWGVNYRALHDLFQISQNRKSSISYEVGVQMVEIYNEQVRDLLSSDGPHRRLGIWSTTQPNGLAVPDASMHAVTSTADVLELMRIGLMNRAVGATALNERSSRSHSVLTIHVYGMDLETGAVLRGNLHLVDLAGSERVDRSEATGERLREAQHINKSLSALGDVIFSLAQKSQHVPYRNSKLTQVLQSSLGGQAKTLMFVQLNPDVDSYSETISTLKFAERVSGVELGAAKSNKEGRNIRELMEQVGLLKETISRKDDEIERLQHLQASGNGVKCDMNSRRYDSSPPRRHSIGTALHNQRLSGGKGSGLFEKASSETDNCSGNSERHSEAGSVKSMDDFKDLKTLLPQSKSMDDLSVKKEFVSQPKFVGPGVDQNDKEDLDLLGFGDADSDERLSDISDGCLSRAETEGSLGSAVEFTLFPESKPSEVAKPAGKAENKSRLTFSSGLPKPSQRPAQTRLPRLSLAKSSASKASSSMSESRKPPASAFSATKTVKRWH
- the LOC118033694 gene encoding kinesin-like protein KIN-14J isoform X4 — encoded protein: MDISPERSLSENGGYDSSNEAHDDDVNIQSLVEWLNHALPHLNMPLDASEEELRAYLIDGSVLCSILNKFCPGLVEMRGSSEPGPENIRKFLAAMDELALPRFVLADIQEGYMEPVLQCLVTLKTHIEFNGGKESIREHLRRRWNLPKMEFSEGIDNLQVDTMTYGENSSIYGEERQRDSFDNKYGSASAALVHDVVHNLSEMFQQKQGSYADLSDSNILELMKSNGLDNTSTRTLFSLVNRILEESIERKNGHVHHMAHIVKKVVQVIEQRVSTLAVNLKDQNNLYKVRLGKCQSRIKVLETLAAGTTEEIRVLLSQLQQIKIEKTKIEEKKKLEEQELLRTKQEKIHSDIENSTLKHELEIAKTTHEEHYLLLQVQAEETKVELEKKLKELECFLAESKKRVKELESFSESKSQRWKSKEGSYRSFIDYQSRALKELRAAADSVKHEILKAKRSYAEEFNFLGVKLKGLADAAANYHSVLAENRRLYNEVQDLKGNIRVYCRIRPFLPGQSKKRTTVEYIGENGELVISNPSKQGKDSHRLFKLNKVFGPAATQEEVFLDTQPLIRSVLDGYNVCIFAYGQTGSGKTYTMSGPTMTSQEDWGVNYRALHDLFQISQNRKSSISYEVGVQMVEIYNEQVRDLLSSDGPHRRLGIWSTTQPNGLAVPDASMHAVTSTADVLELMRIGLMNRAVGATALNERSSRSHSVLTIHVYGMDLETGAVLRGNLHLVDLAGSERVDRSEATGERLREAQHINKSLSALGDVIFSLAQKSQHVPYRNSKLTQVLQSSLGGQAKTLMFVQLNPDVDSYSETISTLKFAERVSGVELGAAKSNKEGRNIRELMEQVGLLKETISRKDDEIERLQHLQASGNGVKCDMNSRRYDSSPPRRHSIGTALHNQRLSGGKGSGLFEKASSETDNCSGNSERHSEAGSVKSMDDFKDLKTLLPQSKSMDDLSVKKEFVSQPKFVGPGVDQNDKEDLDLLGFGDADSDERLSDISDGCLSRAETEGSLGSAVEFTLFPESKPSEVAKPAGKAENKRLTFSSGLPKPSQRPAQTRLPRLSLAKSSASKASSSMSESRKPPASAFSATKTVKRWH
- the LOC118033694 gene encoding kinesin-like protein KIN-14J isoform X3; translation: MDISPERSLSENGGYDSSNEAHDDDVNIQSLVEWLNHALPHLNMPLDASEEELRAYLIDGSVLCSILNKFCPGLVEMRGSSEPGPENIRKFLAAMDELALPRFVLADIQEGYMEPVLQCLVTLKTHIEFNGGKESIREHLRRRWNLPKMEFSEGIDNLQVDTMTYGENSSIYGEERQRDSFDNKYGSASAALVHDVVHNLSEMFQQKQGSYADLSDSNILELMKSNGLDNTSTRTLFSLVNRILEESIERKNGHVHHQMAHIVKKVVQVIEQRVSTLAVNLKDQNNLYKVRLGKCQSRIKVLETLAAGTTEEIRVLLSQLQQIKIEKTKIEEKKKLEEQELLRTKQEKIHSDIENSTLKHELEIAKTTHEEHYLLLQVQAEETKVELEKKLKELECFLAESKKRVKELESFSESKSQRWKSKEGSYRSFIDYQSRALKELRAAADSVKHEILKAKRSYAEEFNFLGVKLKGLADAAANYHSVLAENRRLYNEVQDLKGNIRVYCRIRPFLPGQSKKRTTVEYIGENGELVISNPSKQGKDSHRLFKLNKVFGPAATQEEVFLDTQPLIRSVLDGYNVCIFAYGQTGSGKTYTMSGPTMTSQEDWGVNYRALHDLFQISQNRKSSISYEVGVQMVEIYNEQVRDLLSSDGPHRRLGIWSTTQPNGLAVPDASMHAVTSTADVLELMRIGLMNRAVGATALNERSSRSHSVLTIHVYGMDLETGAVLRGNLHLVDLAGSERVDRSEATGERLREAQHINKSLSALGDVIFSLAQKSQHVPYRNSKLTQVLQSSLGGQAKTLMFVQLNPDVDSYSETISTLKFAERVSGVELGAAKSNKEGRNIRELMEQVGLLKETISRKDDEIERLQHLQASGNGVKCDMNSRRYDSSPPRRHSIGTALHNQRLSGGKGSGLFEKASSETDNCSGNSERHSEAGSVKSMDDFKDLKTLLPQSKSMDDLSVKKEFVSQPKFVGPGVDQNDKEDLDLLGFGDADSDERLSDISDGCLSRAETEGSLGSAVEFTLFPESKPSEVAKPAGKAENKRLTFSSGLPKPSQRPAQTRLPRLSLAKSSASKASSSMSESRKPPASAFSATKTVKRWH
- the LOC118033694 gene encoding kinesin-like protein KIN-14J isoform X5, giving the protein MDISPERSLSENGGYDSSNEAHDDDVNIQSLVEWLNHALPHLNMPLDASEEELRAYLIDGSVLCSILNKFCPGLVEMRGSSEPGPENIRKFLAAMDELALPRFVLADIQEGYMEPVLQCLVTLKTHIEFNGGKESIREHLRRRWNLPKMEFSEGIDNLQVDTMTYGENSSIYGEERQRDSFDNKYGSASAALVHDVVHNLSEMFQQKQGSYADLSDSNILELMKSNGLDNTSTRTLFSLVNRILEESIERKNGHVHHQMAHIVKKVVQVIEQRVSTLAVNLKDQNNLYKVRLGKCQSRIKVLETLAAGTTEEIRVLLSQLQQIKIEKTKIEEKKKLEEQELLRTKQEKIHSDIENSTLKHELEIAKTTHEEHYLLLQVQAEETKVELEKKLKELECFLAESKKRVKELESFSESKSQRWKSKEGSYRSFIDYQSRALKELRAAADSVKHEILKAKRSYAEEFNFLGVKLKGLADAAANYHSVLAENRRLYNEVQDLKEEVFLDTQPLIRSVLDGYNVCIFAYGQTGSGKTYTMSGPTMTSQEDWGVNYRALHDLFQISQNRKSSISYEVGVQMVEIYNEQVRDLLSSDGPHRRLGIWSTTQPNGLAVPDASMHAVTSTADVLELMRIGLMNRAVGATALNERSSRSHSVLTIHVYGMDLETGAVLRGNLHLVDLAGSERVDRSEATGERLREAQHINKSLSALGDVIFSLAQKSQHVPYRNSKLTQVLQSSLGGQAKTLMFVQLNPDVDSYSETISTLKFAERVSGVELGAAKSNKEGRNIRELMEQVGLLKETISRKDDEIERLQHLQASGNGVKCDMNSRRYDSSPPRRHSIGTALHNQRLSGGKGSGLFEKASSETDNCSGNSERHSEAGSVKSMDDFKDLKTLLPQSKSMDDLSVKKEFVSQPKFVGPGVDQNDKEDLDLLGFGDADSDERLSDISDGCLSRAETEGSLGSAVEFTLFPESKPSEVAKPAGKAENKSRLTFSSGLPKPSQRPAQTRLPRLSLAKSSASKASSSMSESRKPPASAFSATKTVKRWH